A portion of the Ferrimonas lipolytica genome contains these proteins:
- the ttcA gene encoding tRNA 2-thiocytidine(32) synthetase TtcA — protein MVEELSQTQKTRLAKLQKRLRHEMGSAIQDYNMVEEGDVVMVCLSGGKDSYTMLDILQNLQQRAPVNFKLVAVNLDQKQPGFPEDVLPNYLKSTGVTYHILEKDTYSIVKDKIPEGKTTCSLCSRLRRGTLYGFAQKIGATKIALGHHRDDIIETMFLNMFFAGKLKAMPPKLLSDDGANVVIRPMAYSRENDIAEYAELKQFPIIPCNLCGSQENLKRKQVKQMLIDWDTQFPGRIETIFTAMQNTAPSQLVDRNQFDFVSLKQDPDAKFEGQVAEADLPAFDFLDIDNSGNINLDKRSAESIDVVQVFKP, from the coding sequence CTGGTGGAAGAGCTCAGCCAAACACAGAAAACACGCTTAGCCAAATTGCAAAAACGACTGCGCCATGAAATGGGCAGCGCTATCCAAGACTACAACATGGTCGAGGAAGGTGATGTGGTTATGGTGTGCCTATCTGGTGGCAAAGACAGCTATACCATGCTCGATATCCTGCAGAACCTGCAACAGCGAGCGCCGGTAAACTTTAAACTGGTTGCGGTTAACCTTGATCAGAAGCAGCCTGGTTTCCCAGAAGATGTACTGCCGAACTACCTCAAGAGTACCGGCGTGACCTATCACATCCTGGAAAAAGATACCTATTCCATCGTTAAAGATAAAATCCCAGAAGGTAAGACGACCTGCTCGTTATGTTCGCGCCTTCGCCGTGGCACCTTATATGGATTTGCACAAAAGATTGGTGCAACCAAAATTGCTCTCGGTCACCATCGCGATGACATCATCGAAACCATGTTTCTTAACATGTTTTTTGCCGGCAAGCTGAAGGCAATGCCACCGAAGCTACTTTCCGACGACGGCGCCAACGTGGTTATCCGTCCGATGGCCTACAGCCGCGAAAATGACATCGCCGAGTATGCCGAACTGAAGCAGTTTCCAATCATCCCTTGTAATTTGTGTGGTAGCCAAGAAAACCTGAAGCGGAAACAGGTTAAACAGATGCTTATCGATTGGGATACTCAGTTCCCTGGACGTATCGAAACCATTTTTACTGCCATGCAAAACACGGCACCATCGCAGCTAGTTGATCGCAACCAGTTTGATTTTGTCAGTTTGAAGCAGGATCCAGATGCCAAATTTGAAGGTCAGGTAGCGGAAGCAGATCTGCCAGCCTTCGACTTTCTCGATATCGACAATTCTGGCAACATTAACCTTGATAAGAGGTCTGCCGAATCAATTGATGTGGTGCAGGTATTTAAACCTTAA